The following coding sequences are from one Brassica napus cultivar Da-Ae unplaced genomic scaffold, Da-Ae ScsIHWf_1459;HRSCAF=2050, whole genome shotgun sequence window:
- the LOC106401462 gene encoding acylamino-acid-releasing enzyme isoform X2, with product MDSYGTDTVKELDQTSEEEYATQSKLIKEFITIPSIDKAWIFNSGSGPQAMVAMSQANLLANKRRKFMLSGHISKESSNLSVNFHWAPFPVEMTGASAFVPSPSGLKLLVVRNPDDKESPTKFEIWSSSHLEKEFHIPQKVHGSVYVDGWFEGISWNSDETCVAYVAEEPSLPKPTFDHLGYYTKDNVGLDKDIGSWKGQGDWEEEWGEAYAGKRQPALFVINVDSGEVEHIKGVPRSISVGQVVWSPSSKGSAKYLVFAGWLGDKRKFGIKYCYNRPCSIYAIKFRDASAGSDEPKDNAKEAFPIHNLTKSISSGFSPLFSKDGKFLLFLSAKTAVDSGAHWGTESLHKINWPSDGKLSESTDIVDLIPVVNCADDGCFPGLYVTGLLSDPWLSDGHTLMLSSYWHSCRVILSLNMLSGELSRASPNDSDCSWSVLALDGDDIVAVCSSPVSVPEIKYGKKVVDPAGRPSWQWLDIPNPIFKSSEKVTSGLSSLEFKILKVPVSNVSECLTKGAKKPIEAIYVSSSKSKENGICDPLVVIVHGGPHSVAPCSFSKTLAYLSSIGYSLLIVNYRGSLGFGEDALQSLPGKVGSQDVNDVLSAVDHAVEMGLADPSRITVLGGSHGGFLTTHLIGQAPNKFVAAAARNPVCNLASMVGITDIPDWCFFEAYGDQTHYTEAPSPEDMSRFHQMSPISHISKVKTPTLFLLGTMDLRVPISNGIQYVRALKEKGVEVKVLVFPNDNHPLDRPQTDYESFLNIAVWFNKYCKL from the exons ATGGATTCTTATGGAACTGACACGGTTAAGGAATTAGACCAAACTAGTGAGGAAGAGTATGCAACACAGTCCAAGTTAATCAAAGAGTTTATAACTATTCCCAGCATTGACAAAGCTTGGATCTTTAACTCTGGTTCTG GTCCTCAGGCAATGGTTGCCATGAGTCAAGCAAACCTTTTGGCTAATAAGAGGAGGAAGTTTATGTTATCTGGACATATCTCAAAAGAGAGTAGTAACCTGTCTGTAAACTTTCACTGGGCGCCATTTCCTGTGGAGATGACCGGCGCATCTGCTTTTGTCCCCTCTCCTTCGGGTCTGAAGCTCCTTGTAGTCCGGAATCCTGATGATAAAGAATCTCCTACAAAGTTTGAGATATGGAGTTCTTCTCATCTAGAGAAGGAGTTTCATATTCCACAGAAAGTTCATGGCTCTGTATACGTTGATGGATG GTTTGAAGGAATCTCTTGGAACTCAGATGAGACTTGTGTTGCTTATGTTGCTGAGGAACCATCTCTTCCCAAACCTACATTTGACCATCTAGGCTATTACACGAAAGACAATGTTGGTTTGGACAAGGATATTGGAAGCTGGAAAGGTCAAGGAGATTGGGAAGAGGAATGGGGAGAAGCATATGCCGGAAAAAGGCAGCCTGCCCTGTTTGTTATCAATGTTGACAg TGGAGAGGTCGAGCATATCAAAGGAGTTCCAAGATCGATAAGTGTTGGACAGGTTGTTTGGAGTCCAAGCAGTAAAGGCTCAGCTAAGTATTTAGTTTTTGCCGGATGGTTAGGAGATAAAAGAAAGTTTGGTATTAAGTACTGCTACAACAGACCATGTTCCATATACGCAATAAAGTTTAGAGACGCTTCGGCTGGATCGGATGAACCAAA AGATAATGCAAAGGAAGCATTCCCTATTCATAATTTGACCAAGAGCATAAGCAGCGGTTTTTCCCCACTGTTCAG CAAAGATGGCAAGTTTCTTCTGTTTTTATCCGCAAAGACCGCTGTTGATTCCGGGGCGCATTGGGGAACCGAGTCACTTCATAAGATTAACTGGCCAAGTGATGGGAAACTTTCTGAGTCAACTGATATTGTTGATCTG ATTCCAGTTGTGAATTGTGCTGATGATGGTTGTTTCCCTGGACTCTATGTTACTGGCCTGCTGAGTGATCCGTGGCTGTCAGATGGACATACTCTTATGTTGTCTTCCTACTGGCACAGTTGTAGGGTAATACTCAGCCTAAATATGCTAAG TGGTGAACTGTCACGTGCCAGCCCTAATGATTCAGATTGTTCATGGAGCGTTCTTGCGCTAGATGGTGATGATATTGTTGCCG TGTGTAGCAGTCCAGTGAGTGTTCCTGAAATTAAATATGGAAAGAAAGTTGTTGATCCAGCTGGGAGGCCTTCATGGCAGTGGTTAGATATCCCAAACCCAATATTTAAAAGCTCTGAGAAG GTCACGTCTGGGCTTTCATCTCTTGAGTTTAAAATTCTCAAAGTTCCAGTCAGTAATGTTTCTGAATGTCTTACCAAAG GGGCCAAAAAACCAATTGAAGCTATATATGTATCGTCTTCAAAGTCCAAGGAGAATGGGATATGTGATCCTTTAGTTGTTATTGTCCATGGAGGCCCTCATTCGGTCGCACCTTGCAGCTTCTCCAAGACTTTGGCATATCTCTCCTCAATTGGATACAGTCTGCTGATTGTAAATTACAG GGGTTCGTTGGGATTTGGGGAAGATGCTTTGCAGTCTCTACCTGGAAAAGTTGGATCACAAGACGTGAATGATGTGCTCTCGGCTGTAGACCACGCTGTTGAAATGGGACTTGCAGACCCGTCTAGAATAACCGTACTAGGTGGTTCTCATGGTGGGTTTCTCACCACACACTTGATTGGCCAG GCCCCGAATAAATTTGTGGCAGCAGCTGCAAGAAATCCTGTATGCAACCTTGCGTCAATGGTTGGGATTACGGATATACCTGATTGGTGTTTCTTTGAAGCCTATGGTGACCAGACTCACTATACAGAAGCCCCATCACCCGAAGATATGTCTCGGTTTCATCAAATGTCTCCCATATCACACATCTCAAAG GTGAAAACACCCACTTTGTTTCTCTTGGGAACTATGGATCTCCGTGTTCCCATTTCAAACGGAATTCAA TACGTGAGAGCCTTAAAGGAGAAAGGAGTTGAGGTTAAAGTGTTAGTCTTTCCCAATGACAATCATCCCCTAGACAG ACCGCAGACGGATTATGAAAGCTTTCTCAACATTGCTGTATGGTTCAACAAGTACTGCAAGCTGTGA
- the LOC106400029 gene encoding uncharacterized protein LOC106400029 — MRQNQNQNQNQNQNKNISFSSVLFQMVDQTTDVVVHVSSSGGNIFRPDNALTPEPRRQTHLSAPAPEKKLTLFALRLAVLEKIASRLGSLGFVWATVVLLGGFAASLETSDFWFVTVILVVEGARIFSRSHELEMQHQSKYTISGINTFRLLVRQIIRIFRKKAQIAGNNARSSVQESETEQRTGRQIERTRTWTSSDVPMLPYTGWVFVSRNVSRVCYWLQIASAFASIIISMIKLIRQDYGGNELKSRSTNLHSSLTLFYSLALAEALLFLVEKAYWEWMISVYKILDKVNQECGLERSGTDSVRRFFYNAYSRCLNGSIFDGLKMDMVVFAMELLVSNSPDEQLTGAEILYRFSTSQDYSVDTLQKIGTNLEIIERLVEMLNWRNKNQEVMRMSSAEILSRLASKKQNSLRVAGIPGAIESISSILDSTRDSGQATDEIGENSINQTDRWTFNNLGLLILKRLARDHDNCVKIGKTKGLLSKIIDFTYAEKRLLKDPNLAANRILAVKRSLKLLRKLVKTTGATGRNLRRDISGIVFTVSNIRETLRHGKKQPGLQKLGAEILTSLALDEGATEKIGGTGGVLNGLLCIFLNDDIPGNQTSGVRDSVGETIAMLAQGSQSNCQRMLRSDDVLQRLVEALNNPLIRSNAARILRNLCAYTDPNQVKEQLKEVKSAGATVLKAIMSEKSKPQEVMVGLAPHIFRLMSAEESRELFEEAGVTKEEVANALVNILKRHEQPVPKVPRIRRFAIELTIQMMRTNPETVKTFLNLGMKNELETVLETAAEVENFDIFSGTVGLARHGLTINELTEDAIRLLS, encoded by the exons atgcgtcaaaaccaaaaccaaaaccaaaaccaaaaccaaaacaagaaCATTTCTTTCTCCTCTGTTTTGTTTCAAATGGTTGATCAAACTACGGATGTGGTTGTACATGTCAGTTCTTCTGGAGGAAATATTTTCCGACCAGACAACGCATTGACCCCAGAACCTAGGAGACAGACACACTTGTCAGCTCCTGCTCCTGAGAAAAAACTGACTCTTTTTGCCTTACGACTCGCTGTTCTTGAGAAG ATTGCTTCACGGTTGGGATCTTTAGGATTCGTATGGGCCACCGTTGTTCTTCTTGGTGGTTTCGCCGCAAGTTTAGAGACATCAGATTTTTGGTTTGTTACTGTGATTCTTGTTGTGGAAGGAGCTCGGATTTTCAGCAGAAGTCATGAGCTTGAAATGCAGCATCAGTCTAAATACACAATCTCTGGAATCAACACCTTCCGGTTACTTGTCAGACAAATTATCAGAATTTTCCGCAAGAAAGCTCAAATTGCTGGGAACAACGCTAGATCATCGGTTCAGGAAAGTGAAACAGAACAGCGGACTGGGAGGCAGATCGAGCGGACCAGGACATGGACAAGCTCAGATGTTCCTATGTTGCCTTACACAGGATGGGTTTTTGTTTCAAGAAACGTGAGTCGAGTCTGCTACTGGCTCCAGATTGCTTCTGCTTTCGCTAGCATTATCATCTCCATGATCAAGCTCATCAGGCAAGATTATGGAGGTAATGAACTGAAATCTAGAAGCACCAATCTTCACTCGTCTTTAACTCTCTTCTACTCTCTAGCGCTCGCGGAGGCGCTTCTCTTTCTTGTTGAGAAAGCTTACTGGGAATGGATGATCAGCGTTTACAAGATTCTTGATAAAGTGAATCAAGAATGCGGTCTCGAGAGGTCTGGAACTGATTCAGTGAGAAGATTCTTCTACAACGCTTACTCGAGATGTCTAAATGGGAGCATCTTTGACGGATTGAAGATGGATATGGTCGTTTTCGCCATGGAGCTTTTGGTGTCAAATTCTCCTGATGAGCAGCTCACTGGAGCAGAGATTCTCTATAGATTCTCAACAAGCCAAGACTATTCCGTTGATACCCTGCAGAAGATTGGGACTAATCTAGAGATCATAGAGAGGTTGGTTGAGATGTTGAATTGGAGAAACAAGAATCAAGAAGTTATGAGAATGTCATCTGCAGAGATTCTCTCAAGATTAGCTAGTAAGAAGCAAAACTCTCTGAGAGTTGCAGGGATCCCCGGAGCGATTGAGTCCATCTCTTCTATTTTAGATAGCACGAGAGATTCGGGTCAAGCCACTGATGAGATTGGAGAAAACAGTATCAATCAAACCGATCGCTGGACGTTCAACAATCTTGGACTGTTGATTTTGAAAAGGCTAGCTAGAGATCATGATAACTGTGTGAAGATTGGGAAAACAAAAGGGTTGCTTTCAAAGATCATTGACTTCACTTATGCTGAGAAGAGGTTGCTGAAAGATCCAAATCTTGCGGCTAATAGAATCTTGGCTGTGAAACGGTCATTAAAGCTGTTAAGGAAACTGGTGAAAACAACGGGTGCAACAGGGAGAAACTTGAGGAGAGATATCTCTGGGATTGTCTTCACAGTAAGCAACATTAGGGAAACATTGCGCCATGGAAAGAAGCAGCCTGGTCTGCAGAAGCTTGGTGCAGAGATCTTGACTTCCCTTGCGCTTGACGAAGGTGCAACTGAGAAAATTGGCGGCACAGGCGGGGTTCTAAATGGACTTCTCTGCATATTCTTGAATGATGATATTCCAGGGAATCAGACTAGTGGCGTGAGAGACTCTGTTGGTGAGACTATAGCAATGCTAGCTCAAGGAAGTCAGAGCAATTGCCAACGCATGTTGAGATCAGATGATGTTCTTCAGCGCCTTGTTGAGGCTTTGAACAACCCTTTGATTCGGTCGAATGCAGCGAGAATCTTGAGGAATCTATGTGCATATACAGATCCTAATCAAGTTAAGGAACAGCTGAAGGAAGTTAAATCAGCTGGAGCAACA GTTCTTAAGGCAATAATGTCTGAAAAGAGCAAACCTCAAGAGGTTATGGTGGGATTAGCACCGCACATTTTCAGGTTAATGAGTGCTGAAGAATCAAGAGAATTGTTCGAGGAAGCGGGAGTAACCAAGGAAGAAGTAGCCAATGCATTAGTCAACATTCTCAAGAGACATGAACAGCCAGTGCCAAAAGTTCCAAGAATCAGGAGGTTTGCAATTGAACTAACCATTCAGATGATGAGAACTAATCCTGAGACGGTCAAGACTTTCCTAAACCTTGGGATGAAGAATGAATTAGAGACAGTCCTTGAGACTGCAGCTGAGGTTGAGAACTTTGATATATTCTCGGGCACGGTTGGCTTGGCACGCCATGGCTTAACGATCAATGAACTCACAGAAGACGCAATACGGTTATTGAGTTAG
- the LOC106401462 gene encoding acylamino-acid-releasing enzyme isoform X1 produces the protein MDSYGTDTVKELDQTSEEEYATQSKLIKEFITIPSIDKAWIFNSGSGPQAMVAMSQANLLANKRRKFMLSGHISKESSNLSVNFHWAPFPVEMTGASAFVPSPSGLKLLVVRNPDDKESPTKFEIWSSSHLEKEFHIPQKVHGSVYVDGWFEGISWNSDETCVAYVAEEPSLPKPTFDHLGYYTKDNVGLDKDIGSWKGQGDWEEEWGEAYAGKRQPALFVINVDSSGEVEHIKGVPRSISVGQVVWSPSSKGSAKYLVFAGWLGDKRKFGIKYCYNRPCSIYAIKFRDASAGSDEPKDNAKEAFPIHNLTKSISSGFSPLFSKDGKFLLFLSAKTAVDSGAHWGTESLHKINWPSDGKLSESTDIVDLIPVVNCADDGCFPGLYVTGLLSDPWLSDGHTLMLSSYWHSCRVILSLNMLSGELSRASPNDSDCSWSVLALDGDDIVAVCSSPVSVPEIKYGKKVVDPAGRPSWQWLDIPNPIFKSSEKVTSGLSSLEFKILKVPVSNVSECLTKGAKKPIEAIYVSSSKSKENGICDPLVVIVHGGPHSVAPCSFSKTLAYLSSIGYSLLIVNYRGSLGFGEDALQSLPGKVGSQDVNDVLSAVDHAVEMGLADPSRITVLGGSHGGFLTTHLIGQAPNKFVAAAARNPVCNLASMVGITDIPDWCFFEAYGDQTHYTEAPSPEDMSRFHQMSPISHISKVKTPTLFLLGTMDLRVPISNGIQYVRALKEKGVEVKVLVFPNDNHPLDRPQTDYESFLNIAVWFNKYCKL, from the exons ATGGATTCTTATGGAACTGACACGGTTAAGGAATTAGACCAAACTAGTGAGGAAGAGTATGCAACACAGTCCAAGTTAATCAAAGAGTTTATAACTATTCCCAGCATTGACAAAGCTTGGATCTTTAACTCTGGTTCTG GTCCTCAGGCAATGGTTGCCATGAGTCAAGCAAACCTTTTGGCTAATAAGAGGAGGAAGTTTATGTTATCTGGACATATCTCAAAAGAGAGTAGTAACCTGTCTGTAAACTTTCACTGGGCGCCATTTCCTGTGGAGATGACCGGCGCATCTGCTTTTGTCCCCTCTCCTTCGGGTCTGAAGCTCCTTGTAGTCCGGAATCCTGATGATAAAGAATCTCCTACAAAGTTTGAGATATGGAGTTCTTCTCATCTAGAGAAGGAGTTTCATATTCCACAGAAAGTTCATGGCTCTGTATACGTTGATGGATG GTTTGAAGGAATCTCTTGGAACTCAGATGAGACTTGTGTTGCTTATGTTGCTGAGGAACCATCTCTTCCCAAACCTACATTTGACCATCTAGGCTATTACACGAAAGACAATGTTGGTTTGGACAAGGATATTGGAAGCTGGAAAGGTCAAGGAGATTGGGAAGAGGAATGGGGAGAAGCATATGCCGGAAAAAGGCAGCCTGCCCTGTTTGTTATCAATGTTGACAg CAGTGGAGAGGTCGAGCATATCAAAGGAGTTCCAAGATCGATAAGTGTTGGACAGGTTGTTTGGAGTCCAAGCAGTAAAGGCTCAGCTAAGTATTTAGTTTTTGCCGGATGGTTAGGAGATAAAAGAAAGTTTGGTATTAAGTACTGCTACAACAGACCATGTTCCATATACGCAATAAAGTTTAGAGACGCTTCGGCTGGATCGGATGAACCAAA AGATAATGCAAAGGAAGCATTCCCTATTCATAATTTGACCAAGAGCATAAGCAGCGGTTTTTCCCCACTGTTCAG CAAAGATGGCAAGTTTCTTCTGTTTTTATCCGCAAAGACCGCTGTTGATTCCGGGGCGCATTGGGGAACCGAGTCACTTCATAAGATTAACTGGCCAAGTGATGGGAAACTTTCTGAGTCAACTGATATTGTTGATCTG ATTCCAGTTGTGAATTGTGCTGATGATGGTTGTTTCCCTGGACTCTATGTTACTGGCCTGCTGAGTGATCCGTGGCTGTCAGATGGACATACTCTTATGTTGTCTTCCTACTGGCACAGTTGTAGGGTAATACTCAGCCTAAATATGCTAAG TGGTGAACTGTCACGTGCCAGCCCTAATGATTCAGATTGTTCATGGAGCGTTCTTGCGCTAGATGGTGATGATATTGTTGCCG TGTGTAGCAGTCCAGTGAGTGTTCCTGAAATTAAATATGGAAAGAAAGTTGTTGATCCAGCTGGGAGGCCTTCATGGCAGTGGTTAGATATCCCAAACCCAATATTTAAAAGCTCTGAGAAG GTCACGTCTGGGCTTTCATCTCTTGAGTTTAAAATTCTCAAAGTTCCAGTCAGTAATGTTTCTGAATGTCTTACCAAAG GGGCCAAAAAACCAATTGAAGCTATATATGTATCGTCTTCAAAGTCCAAGGAGAATGGGATATGTGATCCTTTAGTTGTTATTGTCCATGGAGGCCCTCATTCGGTCGCACCTTGCAGCTTCTCCAAGACTTTGGCATATCTCTCCTCAATTGGATACAGTCTGCTGATTGTAAATTACAG GGGTTCGTTGGGATTTGGGGAAGATGCTTTGCAGTCTCTACCTGGAAAAGTTGGATCACAAGACGTGAATGATGTGCTCTCGGCTGTAGACCACGCTGTTGAAATGGGACTTGCAGACCCGTCTAGAATAACCGTACTAGGTGGTTCTCATGGTGGGTTTCTCACCACACACTTGATTGGCCAG GCCCCGAATAAATTTGTGGCAGCAGCTGCAAGAAATCCTGTATGCAACCTTGCGTCAATGGTTGGGATTACGGATATACCTGATTGGTGTTTCTTTGAAGCCTATGGTGACCAGACTCACTATACAGAAGCCCCATCACCCGAAGATATGTCTCGGTTTCATCAAATGTCTCCCATATCACACATCTCAAAG GTGAAAACACCCACTTTGTTTCTCTTGGGAACTATGGATCTCCGTGTTCCCATTTCAAACGGAATTCAA TACGTGAGAGCCTTAAAGGAGAAAGGAGTTGAGGTTAAAGTGTTAGTCTTTCCCAATGACAATCATCCCCTAGACAG ACCGCAGACGGATTATGAAAGCTTTCTCAACATTGCTGTATGGTTCAACAAGTACTGCAAGCTGTGA